The Desulfofalx alkaliphila DSM 12257 genome includes the window ATCCTGGTATTTGTCTAGCTTTTGTGAGCGTCTACCACTTTGTTGCAATAACTCAGCATATCCTTCAGCATCCAACTCCCAGTACTTGCTAACAGTTTTTACATTAATGCCTAACTGTCTGGCCACTTGGGACTTATTAAATCCCTTGTTTCTAAGTTGATAAATCTGAGTATACATTTTCCACCTCACCATTCTATTCACTCCCCTTCAGTCTGATATAAATATACCAGTTGACTAAAGAAGAATGGTATTGTGAACTGGAAAAAATCATCCGTTTTTAATGGCCAAAATTCGTCCCTTTTAGTTTACCACTTACACCAATTTCTTAAAGAATATACTGAGTTTCTTTTTGGTTCTGTTAAAGAAGGTGCTTATTATCCTTTATTTGATAAGCTTTCGGGAGAGATTGTTGCTAATCTTTTAGAAAGCGAGGGAATTAATAGTTTATCTAACTTTGCTCTAAAGAGGGGGAACCAAGTCAAATTAGCACAGGATTTATTTGAGAGGCTACCACTATTTAACCACGCTACTATAAATGAGATTATAGACATTAGAAAAGAATTAGAGCGACCTTTAAGAAAATTTCGCGTTGCAATGGTGGAATTCACTAATGATATTAAAAACGCGTGGTGGGACAGAGAATTTACCTATGAGGCTGAAAAGGTATTTTATGAAAAAATTGAGCCTGCTATTATTGAAATTGAGGAAGAGGTTGAAAGAATATCTCTTATGAAGGAGTTAAACAAGAGTGTAAATATAACTAAGGCAGGGGTGGGAGCATTAGCAGGGTATATAGTTGATGGGGTTGCTACAACGTCGGGGCTAAATGCAACCCTAATTGGTGCTTTAATAGCGGGTGGGTCTTCTGCTATAGACGCAATATATAAAATACGTGAGCAAAAACAGGTGATTGAAAATAATAGGCTGTTCTTTTACTATGGTTTAAGAAGAGAATTATCATAAATGGTTAATTTCACAATAAGATTAAAGCCACGGCTAAACTAATAAGAGGATATATGCTCAATATAAGAGCATATATCCTTTTTTCTTCTGCAGTTTCATTTTTCAGCAAATCATTTTTTAAAATTAAATTTAGGTTTGTTTTTATAGGAGCTTCTGCTGGGGCTTATATAAATCTTTTTCTACCACGTTTTTTCTAAACAGGGGTATTAAGCTTGTAAATTTCTTGTCGAAGCTTACAAAAAAATTGTTGAAGGATTTATATATAACCTGAAGAAATGGTTTTTATAATATGTCAAGTAATATAAGGGGGGAAGTTGTGAGAATAAAATCTATAAAGATAAAAAATTTTAGGTCAATTAAAAAACAGCTTATAGAAAACTTTGGCAATGCACTTATTTTGGTTGGTAAAAACAACTGTGGAAAAAGCTCTATTATAAATGCAATAAGGTTATTTTGGGGTGACTACCAAGTTAAACCAGAAGACTTTCATAAAAACAGCGATAATATTGAAGTGCAGATCGTGTTTGACTGTACAAATAATTACTTAGATAACTTAATTTTTAATAGCAAAATAGGAATTAGTAAAGTACCGTCATCTGGAACTGAATTCAACACTATTAAGCCTGGTACTGCTTTTGAAGAAGTTAGCTTTACAACCTATAGAAATGATAGAGCTGTTATATTAGAAAATATATCTGTGTCGGAAGAAGTATTTATACAACAGAATATTAATTTTGTAGACTTATGGAAAAAGGCAATAACGAACAGGTTTTTAATTAGTAATGATATAGTGACAATTACTGTGAAGGTTAAAAAAAATGAACTGAAAGCTAACTATTTTGGCGTCAACGATAATGCTTTAAAGGATACTGTGGAATTAATTCCGCATTTAGCATTTATTGACGATGACAGAAATTTTTCAGAGGAAGAAGTGGGTAAATCAAAAACAATAACTAACGAACTATTTGGTAAACATATTTTAAAACAGAGTAGGGAAGGGGAACTAACATGCAACTCGTGCATAAGTGATGATTGCACAGACTGTATTATGAGTATAAGTGATAAGAATATTAGAGACCTAACAATAACTGATTTAGAAAAATTATTAAAAAATAAAATGGACGAAAAATGTAATGACATTTCCGCACAAATTAGTGAGTTTTTTCAAAGAAATTATAAAAGTGATTATAGTATATATATTGACCCTAAAAGTAATGTCGATAGTTCCTTTAGTATAAGTACAAAAATCTACGACCCAAGCCTTGAGAGGAAAATTGACCTTTCTAATGTAGGGGCAGGTGTAAGAAGTATATACATATTGTCTCTACTCGAGGCTTATCATAACATATGTAAAAATAGTAATATTTTATTTTTAATTGAGGAACCAGAGATTTATTTGCATCCTTCTTTACAAAAGAATATGGGCAAAATTCTATGTAATATATCACAGGATAACCAAGTTGTATTTTCTACCCATTCACCATTACTGCTGAAGGATTTTGAACTTAAAAGTGTTTTAAAGGTGTCCCTTAACCAACATTATGAAACGAATGTTCAAGTCACTGATTTGGAAGGGGTGCTATACGAATTAGGTTATTCAACGGAAGATGTTTTGCTAACGGAATTCGTTATTATATTAGAAGGGCCCGATGATAGGGAACGGCTAAGGTTAATCATCGAAAGATTTTATGACTTGGATATTGATAAAAT containing:
- a CDS encoding ATP-dependent nuclease, whose protein sequence is MRIKSIKIKNFRSIKKQLIENFGNALILVGKNNCGKSSIINAIRLFWGDYQVKPEDFHKNSDNIEVQIVFDCTNNYLDNLIFNSKIGISKVPSSGTEFNTIKPGTAFEEVSFTTYRNDRAVILENISVSEEVFIQQNINFVDLWKKAITNRFLISNDIVTITVKVKKNELKANYFGVNDNALKDTVELIPHLAFIDDDRNFSEEEVGKSKTITNELFGKHILKQSREGELTCNSCISDDCTDCIMSISDKNIRDLTITDLEKLLKNKMDEKCNDISAQISEFFQRNYKSDYSIYIDPKSNVDSSFSISTKIYDPSLERKIDLSNVGAGVRSIYILSLLEAYHNICKNSNILFLIEEPEIYLHPSLQKNMGKILCNISQDNQVVFSTHSPLLLKDFELKSVLKVSLNQHYETNVQVTDLEGVLYELGYSTEDVLLTEFVIILEGPDDRERLRLIIERFYDLDIDKIFFLDTKSCTNIETYATLRFLGKTIMKDKFLIIRDSDTQDKEVITRKLLNNFRENLGTELPDSIEEKILVLSYSALDNYFLNPTILESIGVINSVDRFYNIIDGYMTSNKENIIRYLNNRNTEERATYLEELLYRDCTPQEKIEDIKKYIRGHDLFGRFNRLRARIPQYINQSSEEDFKEIIEFLDTDEYFAFHKKTAY
- a CDS encoding integrase; the protein is MVRWKMYTQIYQLRNKGFNKSQVARQLGINVKTVSKYWELDAEGYAELLQQSGRRSQKLDKYQD